Part of the Desulfomonilaceae bacterium genome, AGGAAAGTCTTGAGTCAACTCCGATTTTCCCGAGTCTTCTTGATACGCCGGGTCGATTAACTGAGTATCTTTAGTCTGATTCGTCAACACTGTTTTTTTCCTCCCTCGCTGCCACTTTTTCGGCGAGTGTTTGGAAATCCTCAAAAAGCTCTCGAAACTGCGTGTCTGTAAATTTCTCGCATCTGTTCCTGAGCCTGATATAAGCCCACAAAAGATCCAAACCTTCACGTGTAAGCCTGGTTCCTTCTTTGGTGGCTGTAACCAGCTTAAATCCACAACGCTCCTCAGTCGCCCGTATTTTACCCCAAACTGCGCGGAACGGTTGTTTGAGCTTTTGAGCCGCTTTGTTCATGGAACCCACTTCTAAAATTGCTTCGAGTATTTTTAGACGACCGGTTCCAATGACGAGTTTTCCATCGTCGTTTTCAATCCAGATTTTCGATCTTACCCGAAGAGACATTTTGGCCTCTCGAATCATTCCTGGGTTATTGGTCTTGCAGATACAACCGGACTATCATAATCAATGATAAATTATTCGCATAATCAGGCTCAGGTTGCAACCAACCTCAACAGTTGAATTTTCTTGTCTCTGGTTAGAGTAATCTGTTCACAGATCCAATTACGATCTTGAAAAAGGTTCCTATATACCACAGTTTGTGCTATTGGCGGATTGTTAAGAGCCAACCGACGGGAGGGCCGATGATTAACTCCAAACTTAGGATAGGCATACTGTACGGGGGAAAATCCGCGGAACACGATGTTTCTTTAAGATCAGGGGCTTCCGTTTTCTCTGCCATGGACAGGAGCAAGTATGCGCCCATACCAATATTCATAACCAAGGGGGGCGCGTGGTACGCAAGGAATGAAGAGATTAGCTCTTTTTCGCCACCAGAATGTTTGCAGGATGAACAGAGATTGATCCTCTCGCCTGATCCCGAGCACAAAGGCTTTCTTAGATTATTTAGCCAAAACTGTTTTGAGCCGTTTCCTGTTGACGTTATTTTCCCAGTATTGCATGGCACTTTCGGTGAGGATGGAACTTTACAGGGCCTGCTTGATCTGGCGGACATTCCATACGTAGGATGTGGAACGCTGGCGTCGTCTGTGGGCATGGATAAGATTGTGATGAAGTCTGTTTTCAGGGATAGTGGACTTAACGTTGGACCATTTTCTTGGTTCTACAGGTCTGACTGGTTACGATCACCTGAACCCATTCTGGAGGAATTGAAGGATCGTCCAATGCCTCTATTCGTAAAACCTGCCAATCTTGGTTCCTCAGTTGG contains:
- a CDS encoding LysR family transcriptional regulator, with the translated sequence MSLRVRSKIWIENDDGKLVIGTGRLKILEAILEVGSMNKAAQKLKQPFRAVWGKIRATEERCGFKLVTATKEGTRLTREGLDLLWAYIRLRNRCEKFTDTQFRELFEDFQTLAEKVAAREEKNSVDESD
- a CDS encoding D-alanine--D-alanine ligase family protein, coding for MINSKLRIGILYGGKSAEHDVSLRSGASVFSAMDRSKYAPIPIFITKGGAWYARNEEISSFSPPECLQDEQRLILSPDPEHKGFLRLFSQNCFEPFPVDVIFPVLHGTFGEDGTLQGLLDLADIPYVGCGTLASSVGMDKIVMKSVFRDSGLNVGPFSWFYRSDWLRSPEPILEELKDRPMPLFVKPANLGSSVGISRVPDFSGLREAVELASNYDRKILVEDCVIGRELEVSVLGNETPSASVPGEIVSHNIFYNYDEKYLNATAELVIPAKLTEPQIVAAQDAALRAYRAVDGSGLARIDMFLTPHDTLIVNEINTLPGFTSISMYPKLWEVSGLPYDRLIDSLIDLAIERHGQRNAILTDRKST